A single window of Arcobacter venerupis DNA harbors:
- a CDS encoding CvpA family protein, translating into MQDFSIFDLIIITITLILGLKGLFRGLIKEIFGIVGIIGAIFVASRISKDVGDAIAPILAIQSEATIKLIGFIIALIGFWLIVYFLGVIVSKIFSASGLGVVDRIFGFLFGAAKVFLIFSVIAYALYQVQSFRKLIDEKFANSYVMPHLISVGSYIIKLDTSVITNSVDKVIDSAKTSEILDETKNSIKEGVESTTQSVKGAVQEEIVNNIQEKFEETKAATQEQIDTTRDKLKSIANKSEENK; encoded by the coding sequence ATGCAAGATTTTTCTATTTTTGACTTAATTATTATAACTATTACTCTAATATTGGGACTTAAAGGACTATTTAGAGGATTAATAAAAGAAATATTTGGAATTGTTGGTATCATTGGTGCGATTTTTGTGGCATCAAGAATTTCAAAAGATGTTGGAGATGCAATTGCTCCAATTTTAGCTATTCAAAGTGAAGCAACTATAAAATTAATTGGTTTTATTATTGCACTAATTGGTTTTTGGTTAATTGTTTATTTTCTTGGCGTAATTGTTAGTAAAATCTTTTCTGCAAGTGGATTAGGTGTTGTGGATAGGATTTTTGGATTTTTATTTGGTGCAGCAAAAGTATTTTTAATATTTTCAGTTATTGCATATGCTTTATATCAAGTTCAATCATTTAGAAAATTAATAGATGAAAAATTTGCAAATTCTTATGTAATGCCCCATTTAATAAGTGTTGGTTCATACATAATTAAACTTGATACAAGTGTAATTACAAATAGCGTTGACAAAGTAATAGATTCAGCAAAAACTTCTGAGATTTTAGATGAAACTAAAAACAGTATAAAAGAAGGTGTTGAATCAACTACTCAAAGTGTAAAAGGTGCTGTTCAAGAAGAGATTGTAAATAATATTCAAGAAAAATTTGAAGAAACAAAAGCAGCAACTCAAGAACAAATTGATACTACGAGAGATAAATTAAAAAGTATAGCTAACAAATCAGAAGAAAATAAATAA
- a CDS encoding serine hydroxymethyltransferase: protein MNYITNATLEQADKEVFDIIENELKRQTNHLEMIASENFTSPAVMQAMGSVFTNKYAEGYPYKRYYGGCEFADAVEQLAIDRACEIFGCSYANVQPHSGSQANGAVYAALINAGDRILGMDLSHGGHLTHGSKPSFSGKNYSAFYYGVELDGRINYDKVMEIAKIAQPKIIVCGASAYAREIDFAKFREIADAVGAILFADIAHIAGLVAAGEHMSPFPYAHVVTTTTHKTLRGPRGGMILTNDEDIAKKINSAIFPGIQGGPLVHVIAAKAVAFKEILDPKWKDYAKQVKANIKVLADVLIKRGYDLVSGGTDNHLVLVSFLNKPFSGKDADAALGNAGITVNKNTVPGETRSPFVTSGIRIGSPALTARGMKEKEFEIIANKICDVLDNIEDTALHAKINKELEELAGNFVIYNKSTF, encoded by the coding sequence ATGAATTACATAACAAACGCAACGCTAGAACAAGCAGATAAAGAAGTATTTGACATAATCGAGAATGAATTAAAAAGACAAACAAATCACTTAGAGATGATTGCAAGTGAAAACTTTACAAGTCCAGCTGTTATGCAAGCTATGGGTTCTGTTTTTACTAACAAATATGCGGAAGGTTATCCTTACAAAAGATATTATGGTGGTTGTGAGTTTGCTGATGCTGTTGAGCAATTAGCAATTGACAGAGCTTGTGAAATCTTTGGTTGTTCGTATGCTAATGTTCAACCTCATTCGGGTTCTCAAGCTAATGGTGCTGTTTATGCTGCATTAATAAATGCTGGTGATAGAATCCTTGGTATGGATTTATCTCATGGTGGACATTTAACTCATGGATCAAAACCAAGTTTTTCTGGTAAAAACTATTCTGCATTTTATTATGGTGTTGAACTTGATGGTAGAATCAATTATGATAAAGTTATGGAAATTGCTAAAATTGCTCAACCAAAAATTATTGTTTGTGGAGCTAGTGCATACGCAAGAGAAATTGATTTTGCTAAATTTAGAGAAATAGCTGATGCTGTAGGAGCAATTTTATTTGCTGATATTGCACATATTGCTGGTCTTGTTGCTGCTGGTGAACATATGAGTCCATTCCCTTATGCTCATGTTGTAACAACTACAACTCATAAGACTTTAAGAGGTCCAAGAGGTGGTATGATTTTAACAAATGATGAAGATATTGCTAAAAAAATAAATTCAGCTATTTTCCCAGGAATTCAAGGTGGACCACTTGTTCATGTAATTGCTGCAAAAGCAGTAGCATTTAAAGAAATCTTAGATCCAAAATGGAAAGATTACGCAAAACAAGTAAAAGCAAATATAAAAGTATTAGCTGATGTATTAATAAAAAGAGGATATGATTTAGTTTCAGGTGGAACAGATAATCACTTAGTATTAGTAAGTTTTTTAAATAAACCGTTCAGTGGTAAAGATGCAGATGCAGCTTTAGGGAATGCTGGAATTACAGTAAATAAAAATACAGTTCCAGGTGAGACAAGAAGTCCATTTGTAACAAGTGGTATAAGAATTGGATCTCCAGCATTAACAGCACGAGGGATGAAAGAGAAAGAGTTTGAAATAATTGCAAATAAGATTTGTGATGTATTAGATAATATTGAAGATACAGCTCTTCATGCAAAAATAAATAAAGAATTAGAAGAATTAGCTGGGAATTTTGTGATTTACAATAAATCGACTTTCTAG
- a CDS encoding SPOR domain-containing protein, protein MQIKGDEFIKKVQIQQEREELERKLNELEEVEMSINNDSVILERNDNIDQNDHELDNIMLGSSISSNEDNKKKYLILGIVLVVLFLLTIIIIRLLTNDAPKEDQFTSNGANSTEMKKLSENDNIEENFQKIINERVKKDTNEPMVPEIQGTTPSQTQDSTKPEDNTNLQAFENLQKEAENYSPSKGISDEAIDQTIKKVEKSKASTKEKTVSVPKEEIVQKRVETKKSSIKDLVDTPSSNNSSSSSSISSGYFIQIGAFTKKPSDSYINTIRSENFKYKIYQDVVKGISYNKVLIGPYSSKAAASENVNDVKQKLNVTSAFVVKF, encoded by the coding sequence ATGCAGATAAAAGGTGATGAGTTTATAAAAAAAGTTCAAATTCAACAAGAAAGAGAAGAATTAGAACGAAAGTTAAATGAACTTGAAGAAGTAGAAATGTCAATTAATAATGACTCTGTTATTTTGGAAAGAAATGATAATATAGATCAAAATGATCATGAGCTTGATAATATAATGCTTGGTTCATCTATTAGTTCAAATGAAGACAATAAGAAAAAATACCTAATTTTAGGTATTGTTCTTGTAGTTTTATTTTTATTAACTATAATTATTATTCGCCTTTTAACTAATGATGCACCAAAAGAAGATCAATTCACATCAAATGGTGCAAACTCAACAGAAATGAAAAAATTATCTGAAAATGACAACATAGAAGAAAATTTTCAAAAAATCATTAATGAAAGAGTAAAAAAAGATACAAATGAACCAATGGTGCCAGAAATTCAAGGAACAACACCAAGTCAAACACAAGATAGTACTAAACCTGAAGATAATACTAATTTACAAGCTTTTGAGAATTTACAAAAAGAAGCAGAAAATTACTCTCCTTCAAAAGGAATTTCAGATGAAGCGATTGATCAAACTATAAAAAAAGTTGAAAAAAGTAAAGCTAGTACAAAAGAAAAAACAGTAAGTGTTCCAAAAGAAGAGATTGTTCAAAAAAGAGTTGAAACAAAAAAATCTTCTATAAAAGACTTAGTTGATACCCCTTCTAGTAATAATTCATCTTCATCAAGTAGTATTTCAAGTGGATATTTTATACAAATTGGAGCATTTACAAAAAAACCATCAGATAGTTATATTAATACTATTAGATCTGAAAATTTTAAATATAAAATATATCAAGATGTTGTAAAAGGAATTTCTTACAATAAAGTATTAATTGGACCTTATTCATCAAAAGCTGCTGCTAGTGAAAATGTAAATGATGTAAAACAAAAACTAAATGTAACAAGTGCATTTGTAGTTAAATTTTAA
- a CDS encoding ATP-binding protein, with translation MYKNKKNIFIAIISFLILTIFIVSGTYYYILDKQKTLLTSIYDSTNKNILKLTDNFLKNKRDATLSIALALAKDNELQKFIINGQYDNFNYKEISQQMRDNTKFKNIWIQIVDKNGNSIYRSWTDKKGDNLLFRKDLKNFIENKTISTSISVALYSMTIKARSPILDKENNFLGAIEVISHFDSIANDLKENNINSIVITDKKYKEVLKLPYTKTFIGDYYIANKNADKDLINYLSNNKIENYLNIDTYIIEKNYLISKYNLFNDKHERLGDIINFVDLNDIDIQIVKSFKIQIIMISVIALIIIFFSFLLYLYSNYLKQLKIQEQKKESILNSQQNIIVITNGIELIDSNQRLYEFFSDTNDLSSFVKKYKCICTSFIDMKDDIYIIEKYYNGKNWAEYILANPTKNFRVAMKNMKNEITHFSIKCSKFKLQELIIVTLTDITQEILQIENNKEKDRILFQQSKIAAISDTLNHIAHQWRQPLSVISTITSGMKLQKELNLLNDITFNESCDSIIDNTNKLSLTIENFTNFFNKEGEITNFQLVESVMNTKNFLHLILKENNIKCSLVYDNDLILNCNKSDFSQAIFNILDNSIHALISNKDINDRFIFIEFKNKILEIKDSANGINEDIISKILEPYFTTKHEAFGVGLGLYIVNEIFVKNLGYKIDIKNVTYTYENKNYTGASFIIDFN, from the coding sequence ATGTACAAAAATAAAAAAAATATTTTCATTGCTATCATCTCATTTTTAATTTTAACTATATTTATAGTCTCAGGAACGTACTACTATATTTTAGATAAACAAAAAACTCTTCTAACTTCTATTTATGATTCAACAAATAAAAATATTTTAAAATTAACTGATAATTTTTTAAAAAATAAAAGAGATGCCACTTTATCAATAGCTTTAGCACTTGCTAAAGATAATGAATTACAAAAATTTATTATCAATGGGCAATATGATAATTTTAATTACAAAGAAATTTCCCAACAAATGAGAGATAATACGAAATTCAAAAATATTTGGATTCAAATTGTTGATAAAAATGGAAATAGTATCTATCGTTCATGGACTGATAAAAAAGGAGATAATCTTCTTTTTAGAAAAGATTTAAAGAATTTTATTGAAAATAAAACAATTTCAACTTCGATCAGTGTAGCTTTATATTCAATGACAATAAAAGCCAGATCACCTATTCTTGATAAAGAAAATAATTTTTTAGGAGCAATTGAAGTAATTAGCCATTTTGATTCAATTGCTAATGATTTAAAAGAAAATAATATTAATTCGATTGTAATTACAGATAAAAAATATAAAGAAGTTCTCAAACTTCCTTACACAAAAACATTTATAGGTGACTATTATATAGCAAATAAAAATGCTGATAAAGACTTAATTAATTATCTTAGTAACAATAAAATAGAAAACTATTTAAATATTGATACTTACATAATTGAAAAAAATTATTTAATTTCAAAATATAATCTTTTTAATGATAAACATGAAAGATTAGGAGACATTATAAATTTTGTGGATTTAAATGATATTGATATTCAAATAGTGAAATCTTTTAAAATTCAAATTATAATGATTTCTGTGATTGCATTGATAATTATTTTCTTCTCTTTTTTACTTTATTTATATTCAAATTATCTAAAACAGTTGAAAATTCAAGAACAAAAAAAAGAATCAATTCTTAATTCTCAACAAAATATAATTGTAATTACAAATGGGATTGAATTAATTGATTCAAATCAAAGATTGTACGAATTCTTTAGTGATACAAATGATTTAAGCAGTTTTGTAAAAAAATATAAGTGTATTTGTACTTCTTTTATTGATATGAAAGATGACATATATATCATTGAAAAATATTATAATGGAAAAAATTGGGCAGAGTATATACTTGCAAATCCAACAAAAAACTTTAGAGTTGCCATGAAAAATATGAAAAATGAAATAACACATTTTTCTATTAAATGCTCAAAATTTAAACTTCAAGAATTAATTATTGTTACTTTAACAGATATAACTCAAGAAATATTACAAATAGAAAATAACAAAGAAAAAGACAGAATACTCTTTCAACAATCAAAAATTGCTGCTATTTCAGATACTCTTAATCATATTGCTCATCAGTGGAGACAACCTTTAAGTGTTATAAGTACGATTACAAGTGGAATGAAACTTCAAAAAGAGCTAAATTTACTAAATGATATTACTTTTAATGAATCGTGCGATTCAATAATTGATAATACAAATAAATTATCTCTTACAATAGAAAATTTTACAAATTTTTTTAATAAAGAAGGAGAAATAACAAACTTTCAATTAGTAGAAAGTGTTATGAATACTAAAAACTTTTTACATTTAATTTTAAAAGAAAATAATATAAAATGTTCATTAGTTTATGATAATGATTTAATTTTAAATTGTAATAAAAGTGATTTTTCACAAGCAATTTTTAATATTTTAGATAATTCTATTCACGCATTAATTTCCAATAAAGATATCAATGATAGATTTATATTTATTGAATTTAAAAATAAAATCTTAGAAATAAAAGATTCAGCAAATGGAATAAATGAAGATATTATTTCAAAAATTCTAGAACCATATTTTACAACGAAACATGAAGCTTTTGGGGTTGGACTTGGATTATATATAGTAAATGAAATTTTTGTTAAAAATTTAGGTTATAAAATTGATATAAAAAATGTAACTTATACTTATGAAAACAAGAATTATACAGGGGCAAGTTTTATTATTGATTTTAATTAA
- the lysS gene encoding lysine--tRNA ligase codes for MLFENKYIQQRIEKAEKLRELGINPYSNESLRNCTIAKYLNVNSDIVNMEDKRDENRFYTVAGRIKLFRLMGKASFLKIEDESGILQIYLSRDHLPEGFYNDIFKKIVEVGDIVEVTGFPFVTGHGELSLHANDLKILTKAISPLPEKYHGIQDKELRYRQRYLDLIMNSEVRKTFHIRSKVISLTRRFFENKGFLEVETPMMHPIAGGANAKPFVTHHNALGIDRFLRIAPELYLKRLIVGGFEAVFEINRNFRNEGMDATHNPEFTSIEFYWAYKTYKDLIILTKEYFEYLFEHLDLPTVLPYGELKIDFGKFTEIPLIQSLVEIGGVPSDIVEDKDKIIAFMKENKLEVNAKMNIGQLQGELFDEYVEAKLINPTFITEYPVEISPLARRNDEKPHLTDRFELFIAGKEIANAFSELNDPLDQLQRFEGQMAAKESGGDDEAHEMDEDFVNALSYGMAPTAGQGIGIDRLVMMLTNEHSIRDVLLFPAMKPIKQEINLYEDEQGE; via the coding sequence ATATTGTTTGAAAATAAATATATACAACAAAGAATAGAAAAAGCAGAAAAATTAAGAGAACTAGGAATTAATCCTTATTCGAATGAAAGCTTAAGAAATTGTACAATTGCAAAATATCTAAATGTAAATAGTGATATTGTAAACATGGAAGATAAAAGAGATGAGAATAGATTTTACACAGTTGCTGGAAGAATAAAACTTTTTAGATTAATGGGTAAAGCTTCTTTTTTAAAAATAGAAGATGAGAGTGGAATTCTTCAAATATATCTGTCAAGAGATCATTTACCAGAAGGTTTCTATAATGATATTTTCAAAAAAATTGTTGAAGTGGGAGACATTGTTGAAGTAACTGGATTTCCTTTTGTAACTGGACATGGTGAACTTTCACTTCATGCAAATGATTTAAAAATACTTACAAAAGCTATTTCACCACTTCCAGAAAAATATCATGGTATTCAAGATAAAGAGTTAAGATATAGACAAAGATATTTAGATTTAATTATGAATTCAGAAGTACGAAAAACTTTCCATATTAGATCAAAAGTTATAAGTTTAACTAGAAGATTTTTTGAAAATAAAGGTTTCTTAGAAGTTGAAACTCCAATGATGCACCCAATTGCAGGTGGAGCAAATGCAAAACCATTTGTTACTCATCATAATGCTTTAGGAATTGATAGATTTTTAAGAATTGCTCCTGAGTTATATTTAAAAAGATTAATCGTGGGTGGATTTGAAGCTGTATTTGAAATCAATAGAAACTTTAGAAATGAAGGAATGGATGCAACACATAATCCAGAATTTACTTCAATTGAATTTTATTGGGCTTATAAAACATATAAAGATTTAATTATTTTAACAAAAGAGTATTTTGAATATTTATTTGAACATTTAGACTTACCAACAGTTTTACCTTATGGAGAGTTAAAAATAGATTTTGGTAAATTTACAGAAATTCCATTAATCCAATCTTTAGTAGAAATTGGTGGAGTGCCTTCTGATATTGTTGAAGATAAAGATAAAATTATTGCATTTATGAAAGAAAATAAACTAGAAGTAAATGCTAAAATGAATATTGGGCAACTTCAGGGTGAATTATTTGATGAATATGTTGAAGCAAAACTTATAAATCCAACATTCATTACAGAGTACCCTGTTGAAATTTCTCCACTTGCTAGAAGAAATGATGAAAAACCACATTTAACTGATAGATTTGAATTATTTATTGCAGGAAAAGAGATTGCAAATGCATTCTCAGAGTTAAATGACCCACTTGATCAACTTCAAAGATTTGAAGGTCAAATGGCAGCAAAAGAGTCTGGTGGAGATGATGAAGCTCATGAGATGGATGAAGACTTTGTAAATGCTTTATCTTATGGTATGGCACCAACAGCAGGTCAAGGTATTGGTATTGATAGATTAGTAATGATGCTTACAAATGAACACTCAATTAGAGATGTATTACTATTCCCAGCTATGAAACCAATTAAACAAGAAATAAATCTTTATGAAGATGAACAAGGAGAATAA
- the ispG gene encoding flavodoxin-dependent (E)-4-hydroxy-3-methylbut-2-enyl-diphosphate synthase, translated as MIKRYPTKQIFVGNVPIGGDAAIPVQSMTFTKTSDVKATVEQITALHFAGADIVRVAVPNMEAALALKEIKSQVSLPLVADIHFHYKLALIAAEVVDCIRINPGNIGDRKRVQEVVKACIERNIPIRIGVNSGSLEKQFEDKYGQTPEGMVASADYNIKYLEDLGFTNMKISLKASDVQRTVEAYRRLRPMNNYPFHLGVTEAGTQFHSTIKSSIALGSLLLDGIGDTLRVSMTGELEEEIKVGRAILKDVGIAKDGLNIVSCPTCGRIEADLVSAVSEIEKRTKHIKTPLDVSVMGCVVNAIGEAKSADVAIAFGKGSGLVMKKGEIIAKLSGDALINRFIEEVEIEAEKRK; from the coding sequence ATGATAAAAAGATACCCAACTAAACAAATATTCGTCGGAAATGTACCGATTGGTGGCGATGCTGCTATTCCTGTACAATCAATGACATTCACAAAAACATCAGATGTAAAAGCAACAGTTGAACAAATTACAGCTTTACATTTTGCTGGTGCTGATATAGTAAGAGTTGCTGTTCCAAATATGGAAGCAGCCTTAGCGTTAAAAGAGATTAAATCACAAGTTTCACTACCACTTGTAGCAGACATTCATTTTCATTATAAATTAGCTTTAATTGCTGCTGAAGTTGTAGATTGTATTAGAATAAATCCTGGAAATATTGGAGATAGAAAAAGAGTTCAAGAAGTTGTTAAGGCTTGTATAGAGCGAAATATACCTATTAGAATTGGAGTAAATTCAGGGTCGCTTGAAAAACAGTTTGAAGATAAATATGGACAAACACCTGAGGGTATGGTTGCAAGTGCTGATTATAATATCAAATATCTTGAAGATTTAGGTTTTACAAATATGAAAATTTCTCTAAAAGCTAGTGATGTTCAAAGAACAGTTGAAGCTTATAGAAGATTAAGACCTATGAATAACTATCCATTTCACCTTGGAGTAACAGAAGCTGGAACACAATTTCACTCAACAATCAAATCTTCAATTGCTTTAGGTTCACTTTTACTTGATGGAATAGGTGATACTTTAAGAGTTTCAATGACTGGAGAACTTGAAGAAGAGATAAAAGTAGGGCGTGCAATTTTAAAAGATGTTGGAATTGCAAAAGATGGTTTGAATATTGTTTCATGTCCTACTTGTGGAAGAATTGAAGCAGATTTAGTAAGTGCAGTTAGTGAAATAGAAAAAAGAACAAAACATATAAAAACTCCACTTGATGTTTCAGTTATGGGTTGTGTTGTAAATGCAATCGGAGAAGCAAAATCTGCTGATGTTGCAATTGCTTTTGGAAAAGGAAGCGGACTTGTAATGAAAAAAGGTGAAATTATTGCCAAATTGTCAGGAGATGCGTTGATAAATAGATTTATAGAAGAAGTTGAAATCGAAGCAGAAAAAAGAAAATAA